In the genome of Pelagibacterium nitratireducens, one region contains:
- a CDS encoding pyruvate dehydrogenase complex E1 component subunit beta, which produces MPTDILMPALSPTMEEGTLAKWIVKEGDKVGPGDVLAEIETDKATMEVEAVDEGVIGKIFVAEGTEGVKVNTPIAALLGEGESADDVATPEIGSDEPKESEKPGPGTEAAEKSEPTTKAKDAPAAPQFKPQDDPDIPDDVEMVTITVREALRDAMAEEMRADKDVFVMGEEVAEYQGAYKVTQGLLQEFGAERVIDTPITEHGFAGLGVGAAFAGLKPIVEFMTWNFGMQAIDQIINSAAKQLYMSGGQVTAPMVFRGPNGVASRVGAQHSQDYSAWYSHVPGLTVIAPYTAADAKGLLKAAIRSPNPVVFLENELLYGTTGEVPKMDDFVLPIGKARIAREGTDVTIVSFSMGMRYATQATEKLVAAGVDVELIDLRTLRPLDIDTVIESVKKTGRIVTVEEGWPQGGIGSEISARLMERAFDYLDAPVTRVTGKDVPMPYAANLEKLALPSVDEVIAAVNAVTYRS; this is translated from the coding sequence ATGCCAACCGATATTCTTATGCCCGCGCTCTCGCCCACCATGGAAGAGGGCACTCTTGCCAAGTGGATCGTCAAGGAAGGTGACAAGGTCGGCCCCGGCGATGTCCTGGCCGAGATCGAGACCGACAAGGCCACCATGGAAGTCGAGGCCGTCGATGAAGGCGTGATCGGCAAGATTTTCGTCGCCGAGGGCACCGAAGGCGTCAAGGTCAACACCCCGATCGCCGCGTTGTTGGGCGAGGGTGAGAGCGCCGACGATGTCGCGACGCCCGAAATTGGCTCCGACGAGCCAAAGGAATCCGAAAAGCCCGGCCCCGGTACCGAAGCGGCCGAAAAATCCGAGCCCACGACAAAGGCCAAGGACGCGCCCGCCGCGCCGCAGTTCAAACCGCAGGACGATCCCGATATCCCCGACGATGTCGAGATGGTGACCATAACGGTTCGTGAAGCTCTGCGCGACGCCATGGCCGAGGAAATGCGCGCCGACAAGGACGTCTTTGTCATGGGCGAGGAAGTGGCCGAATATCAGGGCGCCTATAAGGTCACCCAGGGCCTGCTGCAAGAATTCGGCGCCGAGCGGGTTATCGATACCCCGATCACCGAGCATGGCTTTGCCGGTCTGGGCGTGGGCGCGGCGTTTGCGGGCCTCAAGCCCATCGTCGAGTTCATGACGTGGAACTTTGGCATGCAGGCCATCGACCAGATCATCAATTCCGCCGCCAAGCAGCTCTACATGTCGGGGGGGCAGGTGACCGCGCCCATGGTGTTCCGTGGCCCCAACGGTGTTGCTTCGCGCGTCGGTGCCCAGCACAGCCAGGATTATTCGGCCTGGTACAGCCACGTTCCCGGCCTGACCGTTATTGCGCCCTATACCGCGGCCGACGCCAAAGGGCTGCTCAAGGCCGCGATCCGGTCGCCCAATCCGGTCGTCTTCCTCGAAAACGAACTTCTTTATGGCACCACCGGCGAAGTGCCCAAGATGGACGATTTCGTTCTGCCGATCGGCAAGGCGCGCATCGCGCGTGAAGGCACGGACGTGACCATCGTGTCCTTCTCCATGGGCATGCGCTACGCCACCCAGGCCACCGAAAAGCTGGTTGCCGCCGGCGTCGATGTCGAACTGATCGACCTGCGCACCCTGCGTCCGCTCGATATCGATACGGTGATTGAATCGGTGAAAAAGACCGGTCGCATCGTTACCGTCGAGGAAGGTTGGCCGCAGGGCGGTATCGGCTCGGAAATCTCGGCCCGCCTCATGGAACGCGCCTTCGATTACCTCGACGCACCGGTCACCCGGGTGACCGGCAAGGACGTGCCCATGCCCTACGCCGCCAACCTCGAAAAGCTGGCCCTGCCCAGCGTCGACGAGGTCATCGCCGCGGTCAACGCCGTCACCTACCGCAGCTAA
- the pdhA gene encoding pyruvate dehydrogenase (acetyl-transferring) E1 component subunit alpha gives MARKATAAKAKSNAPEFTKEEELHAFREMLLVRRFEEKAGQMYGMGLIGGFCHLYIGQEAVVTGITMASKKGEDAQITGYRDHGHMLVMGLDPKGVMAELTGRKGGLSKGKGGSMHMFSNEHRFYGGNGIVGAQVSLGTGLAFASKYRGDGSVSITYFGDGAANQGQVYESFNMAKLWKLPVVYVIENNKYAMGTSVERSASTTDLSQRGVSFGIEGEQVDGMDVRMVREAAERAIEHARSGKGPYILEMLTYRYRGHSMSDPAKYRSKDEVTTMRSERDPIEQVRKRILEQKFASEDELKDIEKDIRAIVTEAADFATNDPEPDTSELYTDITV, from the coding sequence ATGGCGCGTAAAGCGACGGCCGCCAAGGCCAAATCCAATGCCCCCGAATTCACAAAGGAAGAGGAACTCCACGCTTTCCGCGAAATGCTGCTTGTCCGGCGCTTTGAAGAAAAAGCCGGCCAGATGTACGGCATGGGTCTGATTGGCGGGTTCTGTCACCTTTACATCGGCCAGGAAGCTGTCGTCACCGGCATCACCATGGCGTCCAAGAAGGGCGAAGACGCCCAGATTACCGGCTATCGTGACCACGGGCACATGCTGGTCATGGGGCTCGACCCCAAAGGCGTCATGGCCGAGTTGACCGGCCGCAAGGGCGGGCTGTCCAAGGGCAAGGGCGGCTCGATGCACATGTTCTCCAACGAACATCGTTTTTATGGCGGCAACGGCATCGTCGGGGCGCAGGTTTCGCTTGGTACCGGGCTGGCCTTCGCTTCGAAATATCGCGGCGATGGATCGGTTTCGATCACCTATTTCGGTGACGGTGCGGCCAATCAGGGCCAGGTCTATGAGAGCTTCAACATGGCCAAGCTCTGGAAGCTGCCGGTCGTCTATGTGATCGAGAACAACAAATACGCCATGGGCACCTCCGTCGAGCGGTCCGCCTCGACCACCGATCTGTCCCAGCGCGGTGTGTCCTTCGGCATCGAGGGCGAACAGGTCGACGGCATGGATGTGCGCATGGTCAGGGAAGCCGCCGAGCGGGCCATCGAACACGCCCGGTCGGGCAAGGGGCCCTATATTCTCGAAATGCTGACCTATCGCTATCGCGGCCATTCCATGTCCGATCCGGCCAAGTACCGCTCCAAAGACGAAGTGACCACCATGCGCTCCGAGCGCGATCCGATCGAGCAGGTCAGAAAGCGCATTCTCGAGCAGAAATTTGCCAGCGAGGACGAACTCAAGGATATCGAAAAGGATATTCGCGCCATCGTCACGGAAGCCGCGGACTTTGCCACCAACGATCCCGAGCCCGACACGTCCGAGCTCTATACCGACATCACCGTATAA
- a CDS encoding FtsB family cell division protein — MPTRVKRPSILVKLGITAGLLAFQGYLGYHVVTGTFGIDSQREMLEEIKVLEARRAALETEIDSYEHRIALFDPRRLDPDILTERARALLGLVHPDDIIIVPDDPS; from the coding sequence ATGCCCACCCGCGTCAAACGCCCATCGATCCTGGTCAAGCTCGGCATCACCGCCGGCCTGCTCGCGTTTCAGGGCTATCTGGGCTACCATGTCGTCACCGGAACGTTCGGTATCGACAGCCAGCGCGAAATGTTGGAAGAAATCAAGGTGCTGGAGGCCCGCAGGGCGGCTCTCGAAACCGAGATCGATTCCTATGAGCATCGGATAGCCCTGTTTGACCCGCGGCGGCTCGATCCAGACATCCTGACGGAGCGGGCTCGCGCGCTTCTCGGCCTGGTGCATCCCGACGACATCATAATCGTTCCGGACGATCCGAGTTAA
- the eno gene encoding phosphopyruvate hydratase, which produces MSAIVDVIGRQIFDSRGNPTVEVDVVLDDGSFGRAAVPSGASTGAHEAVELRDGGEAYLGKGVLNAVDNVNTLIASEIEGLDALDQIALDQAMIDLDGTPNKARLGANAILGVSLAVARAAAESSALPLWRYVGGPNARLLPVPMMNIINGGEHADNPIDIQEFMIMPVGADSIADAVRIGSEIFHTLKKGLAAEGHNTNVGDEGGFAPNLNSTEDALGFIMKSIEKAGYAPGEDVYLALDCASTEFFKDGSYNLKGEGKTLGSDDMVRYLEDLTTRFPIISIEDGMAEDDWEGWKALTEAIGSKVQLVGDDLFVTNTERLNSGIKMGVANSILVKVNQIGSLSETLQAVEMAHKASYTSVMSHRSGETEDSTIADLAVALNCGQIKTGSLARSDRLAKYNQLIRIEEFLGTSARYAGRSILKGQ; this is translated from the coding sequence ATGTCTGCAATTGTTGACGTCATTGGCCGTCAGATATTTGACAGCCGCGGCAATCCGACCGTCGAAGTCGACGTGGTTCTCGATGACGGCAGCTTTGGCCGTGCCGCGGTGCCCTCGGGCGCTTCCACCGGCGCGCATGAAGCTGTCGAGCTGCGCGATGGCGGCGAAGCCTATCTGGGCAAGGGCGTGCTGAACGCCGTCGATAACGTCAACACCCTGATCGCCAGCGAGATCGAGGGCCTCGACGCCCTCGACCAGATCGCCCTCGATCAGGCGATGATCGACCTTGACGGCACACCGAACAAGGCCAGGCTCGGCGCCAACGCCATTCTCGGCGTATCGCTGGCCGTGGCCCGCGCCGCTGCCGAATCCAGCGCGCTTCCGCTTTGGCGTTATGTCGGCGGCCCGAATGCTCGTCTTTTGCCAGTGCCGATGATGAACATCATCAATGGCGGCGAACATGCCGACAACCCGATCGACATCCAGGAATTCATGATCATGCCGGTCGGTGCGGACTCGATCGCTGACGCGGTGCGGATCGGTTCGGAAATCTTCCATACCCTGAAAAAGGGGCTGGCTGCCGAGGGGCATAATACGAATGTGGGTGACGAAGGTGGCTTTGCACCCAATCTCAATTCCACCGAGGACGCCCTTGGCTTCATCATGAAGTCGATTGAAAAGGCCGGCTACGCACCGGGCGAGGACGTCTATCTGGCGCTCGATTGCGCTTCGACGGAATTCTTCAAGGATGGCAGCTACAATCTCAAGGGCGAGGGCAAGACCCTCGGTTCGGACGACATGGTCCGTTACCTTGAAGACCTCACCACCCGCTTCCCGATCATCTCGATCGAAGACGGCATGGCCGAAGACGATTGGGAGGGCTGGAAGGCCCTGACCGAAGCCATCGGCTCGAAGGTTCAGTTGGTCGGCGACGATCTGTTCGTCACCAATACCGAGCGCCTCAATTCGGGCATCAAGATGGGCGTCGCCAACTCGATCCTCGTCAAGGTCAACCAGATCGGCTCGCTCTCGGAAACCCTGCAGGCCGTCGAGATGGCGCACAAGGCGTCCTACACCTCGGTCATGTCGCACCGTTCCGGTGAGACCGAGGACTCGACAATCGCCGATCTCGCCGTCGCGCTCAATTGCGGGCAGATCAAGACCGGCTCGTTGGCCCGCTCGGACCGGCTAGCCAAGTACAACCAGCTGATCCGCATAGAAGAGTTCCTTGGGACCTCGGCGCGTTACGCCGGCCGTTCTATCCTCAAGGGGCAGTAG
- a CDS encoding PRC-barrel domain-containing protein has protein sequence MPTASGHTTAIRATRAVGTDVYNLDGKKIGTVEDIVLDKTDNSIMFAVVGFGGFLGMGEKFHALPWATLDYDQDQEGYVVPFTRDELEAGPADTITELTKDDGLHARQEAYSYYKVDPYWH, from the coding sequence ATGCCTACTGCATCCGGACACACAACCGCCATCCGCGCCACGCGCGCTGTTGGCACCGATGTCTATAATCTCGATGGAAAGAAGATTGGCACGGTCGAAGACATCGTTCTCGACAAGACCGACAATTCCATAATGTTTGCCGTTGTCGGTTTCGGCGGTTTCCTTGGAATGGGCGAGAAGTTTCACGCTCTTCCCTGGGCAACGCTCGATTACGATCAGGACCAGGAGGGCTATGTCGTGCCCTTCACCCGCGACGAGCTTGAAGCAGGTCCAGCCGACACCATCACCGAGTTGACCAAGGATGACGGGCTTCATGCCCGCCAGGAAGCCTATTCCTATTACAAGGTCGATCCATACTGGCATTAG
- a CDS encoding DUF4169 family protein, whose translation MAEIVNLRQARKNKLRAEKERAADANRAKFGRGKAERQAAEKQAGRDAKHLDLHKRQSQDDQ comes from the coding sequence ATGGCCGAGATCGTCAATCTCCGTCAGGCCCGCAAGAACAAGCTGCGCGCTGAAAAAGAGCGCGCAGCGGATGCCAATCGCGCCAAATTCGGCCGCGGCAAGGCCGAACGCCAGGCGGCCGAGAAACAGGCTGGCCGCGACGCGAAACATCTCGATCTTCACAAACGTCAATCCCAAGACGACCAGTAG
- a CDS encoding CTP synthase: MARYVFITGGVVSSLGKGLASAALGAVLQARGYKVRLRKLDPYLNVDPGTMSPYQHGEVFVTDDGAETDLDLGHYERFTGRSANQKDNVTTGRIYSDILAKERRGDYLGATVQVIPHVTDEIKSFVTSDNDDFDFVLCEIGGTVGDIEAMPFLEAIRQLGNELPRGDAVFVHLTLMPFIPSAGELKTKPTQHSVKELRSIGIQPDILLIRCDRPIPEGEKRKLSLFCNVRPSAVIQALDVASIYDVPIAYHEEGLDDEVLAAFGIKDAPAPELDGWREISRRVHEPEGTVNIAIVGKYTGLKDAYKSLSEALAHGGIANNVKVNLEWIDSEVFERDDPAPYLEGIHGILVPGGFGERGSEGKINAARFARIRDVPYFGICFGMQMACIEAARNTAHIPKASSTEFGPTREAVVGLMTEWVKDNEKRAGSDKDLGGTMRLGAYPAQLVRGSRVADIYGTNRISERHRHRYEVNMTYRKVLEANGLLFSGLSPDGMLPEIVERTDHPWFIGVQYHPELKSRPFEPHPLFRSFIAAAVEQSRLV, translated from the coding sequence ATGGCTCGGTACGTTTTCATCACCGGTGGCGTGGTCTCCTCGCTCGGAAAAGGTCTTGCTTCGGCGGCGCTTGGCGCCGTGCTGCAGGCGCGTGGATACAAGGTTCGGCTGCGCAAGCTCGATCCTTATCTCAATGTCGATCCGGGCACGATGTCGCCCTATCAGCACGGCGAAGTTTTCGTGACCGACGACGGCGCGGAAACCGACCTCGATCTGGGCCATTACGAGCGCTTTACAGGCCGCTCTGCCAACCAGAAAGACAATGTGACCACCGGCCGGATCTATTCCGACATCCTGGCCAAGGAACGCCGCGGTGATTATCTCGGTGCCACCGTACAGGTGATCCCCCACGTCACCGACGAGATTAAATCCTTTGTCACCTCCGACAATGACGATTTCGATTTCGTTTTGTGCGAGATCGGCGGCACGGTTGGCGATATCGAAGCGATGCCGTTTCTCGAAGCCATTCGCCAGCTCGGCAATGAACTGCCGCGCGGCGATGCGGTGTTCGTGCATCTGACCCTGATGCCATTCATCCCCAGCGCCGGCGAACTCAAGACCAAACCGACCCAGCACTCGGTCAAGGAACTGCGCTCGATCGGCATTCAGCCCGACATTCTGCTGATCCGCTGCGACCGGCCGATTCCCGAAGGCGAAAAGCGCAAGCTTTCCCTGTTCTGCAACGTGCGGCCCTCGGCAGTCATTCAGGCGCTCGATGTCGCCTCGATCTACGACGTGCCGATTGCCTACCACGAGGAAGGACTGGACGACGAAGTGCTGGCCGCCTTCGGCATAAAGGACGCACCGGCGCCCGAACTCGATGGCTGGCGCGAGATTTCGCGCCGCGTCCACGAGCCCGAAGGCACGGTCAATATCGCCATCGTGGGCAAATATACCGGGCTCAAGGATGCCTATAAGTCGCTGTCCGAGGCCCTGGCCCATGGCGGCATCGCCAACAACGTCAAGGTCAACCTCGAATGGATCGATTCCGAGGTGTTCGAGCGCGACGATCCAGCGCCTTACCTTGAAGGTATCCACGGCATTCTCGTGCCCGGCGGTTTTGGCGAGCGCGGCTCGGAAGGCAAGATCAATGCGGCGCGGTTCGCCCGTATCCGCGACGTTCCCTATTTCGGAATCTGTTTCGGCATGCAGATGGCCTGCATCGAAGCCGCCCGCAACACAGCCCACATCCCCAAAGCCTCTTCGACCGAATTCGGTCCGACCAGGGAAGCTGTCGTGGGGCTGATGACCGAATGGGTCAAGGACAATGAAAAGCGTGCCGGTTCGGACAAGGATCTGGGTGGCACCATGCGCCTTGGCGCCTATCCCGCCCAGCTCGTGCGCGGCAGCCGGGTGGCAGACATCTACGGCACCAACCGGATTTCCGAGCGCCATCGGCACCGCTACGAAGTCAACATGACCTACCGCAAGGTGCTGGAGGCCAATGGGCTTTTGTTTTCGGGTCTTTCGCCGGACGGGATGCTGCCCGAAATCGTTGAGCGCACGGATCACCCTTGGTTCATCGGGGTCCAGTACCATCCCGAACTCAAATCCCGCCCGTTCGAGCCGCACCCCTTGTTCCGCTCGTTCATTGCAGCCGCGGTCGAACAGAGCCGTCTGGTTTAG
- the secG gene encoding preprotein translocase subunit SecG, translated as MATVLIVAYLLIVIAMIVVILLQRSEGGGLGMGGGGGGNFMSSRGSANLLTRTTAILGTLFMVTAIGLTIISQTDRSSTSILDQAAQNPDGTPATVLDALDAMGTENDDLAVPAQPAATNDDLVVPAAPEEAAPAAEEPAAEQPEVVDPGASMMSTMPEEPAAQEAPAQETAPN; from the coding sequence ATGGCCACAGTACTTATTGTCGCCTATCTGTTGATCGTGATCGCCATGATCGTGGTGATCCTGCTCCAGCGCTCCGAAGGCGGTGGCCTTGGGATGGGCGGCGGAGGCGGCGGCAATTTCATGTCCTCGCGCGGTTCGGCAAATCTTCTTACCCGGACCACTGCCATACTGGGTACGCTGTTCATGGTCACGGCCATTGGCCTCACCATCATCAGCCAGACCGATCGCAGCTCGACCTCGATCCTCGATCAGGCCGCGCAGAATCCAGACGGCACGCCGGCGACGGTGCTGGATGCTCTGGACGCCATGGGCACCGAAAACGACGATCTTGCCGTTCCCGCGCAGCCCGCCGCGACCAATGACGATCTGGTCGTGCCGGCGGCACCCGAAGAAGCGGCCCCGGCGGCTGAAGAACCTGCTGCCGAGCAACCCGAAGTGGTCGATCCCGGCGCGTCGATGATGTCGACAATGCCCGAGGAGCCCGCCGCCCAGGAGGCGCCGGCGCAGGAAACGGCGCCAAACTAG
- the tpiA gene encoding triose-phosphate isomerase, with protein sequence MQERLRPLIAGNWKMNGTSAALEQIARLKTLLGEAGNIDSDVLVCPPATLLERASQRAQGSALRIGGQDCHANPSGAHTGDVSASMLLDAGASHVIVGHSERRADHGETSETVRAKAAAALAAGLVPIICVGETEAERLAGTANQVVGEQVKFSLPETFGETPIIVAYEPVWAIGTGRTPTIDDIAQMHAHMRQLLVARFGKAGEAALLLYGGSVKPSNAEEILRTPNVNGALVGGASLLADDFFSIIVAA encoded by the coding sequence ATGCAGGAGCGATTGCGGCCACTGATTGCCGGGAACTGGAAGATGAACGGAACAAGCGCAGCGCTCGAGCAGATCGCCCGGCTCAAGACCCTTCTCGGTGAAGCCGGAAATATCGACAGTGACGTTCTCGTTTGTCCGCCAGCCACCCTTTTGGAACGTGCATCCCAGAGAGCCCAAGGCAGTGCGCTCCGCATCGGTGGTCAGGACTGTCATGCAAACCCGAGTGGCGCCCATACCGGCGACGTCAGCGCCTCCATGCTGCTCGACGCCGGCGCCTCTCACGTTATCGTGGGCCATTCCGAGCGCCGCGCCGACCATGGCGAAACCAGCGAAACCGTCAGGGCAAAGGCTGCGGCCGCACTTGCCGCCGGACTTGTCCCGATCATTTGTGTCGGTGAGACAGAGGCCGAGCGCCTGGCAGGAACCGCGAATCAGGTGGTTGGCGAGCAGGTCAAGTTTTCGCTGCCCGAAACCTTCGGCGAAACGCCGATCATCGTGGCCTATGAGCCCGTCTGGGCCATCGGCACCGGGCGGACACCCACGATTGACGATATCGCCCAGATGCATGCCCATATGCGCCAGCTCCTGGTCGCACGGTTCGGCAAGGCGGGCGAAGCGGCCCTGCTGCTCTATGGCGGCTCGGTAAAGCCTTCCAACGCCGAAGAAATCCTGCGCACACCCAACGTCAACGGCGCACTGGTCGGCGGCGCGAGCCTTCTCGCCGACGACTTCTTTTCCATCATTGTCGCGGCCTGA
- a CDS encoding SurA N-terminal domain-containing protein yields the protein MLDNLRNFGRSWVAKVFLGVLIIAVAGFGIPSVFLDLNANTVARVGDQNISVRDFDRVYRSQVNQFAAQTGMAPSAQQAVSFGIPNSAIARLANDASIEILASDLGLGASDAKLAELVRQDPNFAGALGLFDASEFVSMLRQSGYTETEYLNLQRRAAAREQIGTIFAGADVPQVALDIARSYDGDQRTIEYVELNPVLFSVTEEPSDEQLQQFFTENQARFRTVETRSVSLLPLTVDALAQGIEVTEEEIAAEYDRISGQFIAPERRTISQLVLPDAEAAQPFIDGAESGASFASVVSEAGLQTEVASLGTLAESQITDANLAQAAFGLEQNGYVVLEGSNGYRVIWVSAIEDGGQQPLDVVRDQVEQSVAARKAQDMLFDVYDEIEEARAAFQPISEVAEQYGLEIHDLDLTADGAQLADIATLPQGSTQTITNAVFAASPDARVTPAISLGSNRTVFFELSEVQPARDQTLDEVRDEAIAAWQDLQTDMEMTRTADDIVAAIDGGSDIFTVAAEQGQIPQSSAPFSRNSAGAAVDPDVAQAAFQGGEGYADYVSTQDGDVVVFQVTDVTPAAEDAPSQVAEALEVDFPDLIFANFVEGLRSDVGIRINEEALNRVIGLE from the coding sequence ATGCTCGATAATCTTCGCAATTTCGGCCGCAGCTGGGTCGCCAAAGTCTTCCTGGGTGTTCTGATCATCGCGGTCGCCGGTTTCGGCATTCCGAGTGTCTTTCTCGACCTCAACGCCAATACGGTGGCCCGGGTCGGGGACCAGAACATTTCGGTACGCGATTTCGACCGGGTCTATCGCAGCCAGGTCAACCAGTTCGCCGCGCAGACCGGTATGGCTCCGAGCGCTCAGCAGGCGGTCAGTTTCGGCATTCCCAATTCCGCCATCGCGCGGCTGGCCAATGACGCATCGATCGAAATCCTGGCCAGCGATCTGGGGCTTGGCGCCTCGGATGCCAAGCTGGCGGAACTTGTGCGGCAGGATCCCAACTTTGCCGGCGCGCTGGGCCTGTTTGACGCGAGCGAATTTGTCTCCATGCTGCGCCAGTCCGGCTACACCGAAACCGAATATCTCAACCTCCAGCGGCGCGCGGCGGCGCGTGAGCAGATCGGAACGATTTTCGCCGGCGCCGACGTTCCCCAGGTCGCGCTCGATATTGCGCGATCCTATGACGGCGACCAGCGCACCATCGAATATGTCGAACTCAATCCCGTGCTTTTTTCGGTGACCGAAGAGCCTAGCGATGAGCAATTGCAGCAATTCTTTACGGAAAACCAGGCCCGGTTCCGCACCGTTGAAACCCGGTCGGTAAGCCTTTTGCCCCTGACAGTCGATGCATTGGCGCAAGGCATCGAAGTCACCGAGGAGGAAATTGCCGCCGAGTACGACCGGATTTCCGGGCAATTCATTGCGCCCGAACGCCGGACAATCAGCCAGTTGGTTCTGCCTGATGCCGAAGCCGCGCAGCCGTTTATCGACGGAGCCGAAAGCGGCGCGAGCTTTGCGAGCGTGGTGTCGGAAGCGGGTTTGCAGACGGAGGTCGCCTCGCTCGGCACGCTGGCGGAAAGCCAGATCACCGATGCCAATCTGGCGCAGGCCGCGTTCGGGCTCGAGCAGAACGGATATGTCGTCCTCGAAGGCAGCAATGGTTATCGCGTCATCTGGGTGAGTGCGATCGAGGACGGCGGACAGCAGCCGCTTGACGTCGTGCGCGATCAGGTCGAGCAGTCGGTTGCGGCGCGCAAGGCGCAGGATATGCTCTTTGACGTTTACGACGAAATCGAAGAAGCCCGGGCAGCTTTCCAACCGATCTCCGAGGTTGCCGAACAGTATGGGCTCGAGATCCACGATCTGGACCTGACAGCGGACGGGGCGCAATTGGCCGATATCGCCACGCTTCCGCAAGGTTCGACCCAGACGATCACGAATGCGGTGTTTGCCGCCTCGCCCGATGCGCGCGTGACCCCGGCCATCAGCCTCGGTTCGAACCGCACCGTTTTCTTCGAGCTTTCCGAGGTTCAGCCAGCGCGCGACCAGACGCTCGACGAGGTGCGGGATGAGGCGATCGCCGCCTGGCAGGATCTGCAGACCGATATGGAAATGACGCGCACTGCAGATGATATCGTGGCCGCAATCGATGGCGGCAGCGACATCTTCACGGTCGCCGCCGAACAGGGCCAGATTCCGCAGAGTTCCGCACCTTTTTCGCGCAACAGCGCCGGTGCTGCGGTCGACCCCGACGTGGCTCAGGCGGCGTTCCAGGGCGGTGAGGGGTATGCCGATTACGTCTCGACACAGGACGGCGATGTCGTTGTATTCCAGGTGACCGATGTGACGCCGGCCGCGGAGGATGCTCCGTCCCAGGTTGCCGAGGCCCTGGAAGTGGATTTCCCCGATCTGATCTTTGCCAATTTTGTCGAAGGACTGCGATCCGACGTTGGGATCAGGATCAATGAGGAAGCCCTCAATCGCGTGATCGGGCTCGAATAG